A window of the Pseudomonas gozinkensis genome harbors these coding sequences:
- a CDS encoding OmpA family protein, whose product MPVFSLSVRLFSTLLLTAMLALTGCQTAPQKGLTPAQVAVLKQQGFELTDDGWEFGLSGKVLFGSDVESLNKQSTEIVERIGKALLGVSIERVRVDGHTDASGKETYNQQLSLRRAKSVGKVLTSIGMKDENIQLQGLGSREPVASNDTAAGRTENRRVSIVVSAD is encoded by the coding sequence ATGCCCGTGTTTTCACTTTCCGTTCGACTGTTTTCCACCCTGCTGCTGACGGCCATGCTGGCCCTGACCGGTTGCCAGACCGCTCCACAAAAAGGCCTGACGCCGGCCCAGGTCGCGGTCCTCAAGCAGCAAGGCTTCGAGTTGACCGATGATGGCTGGGAATTTGGTCTGTCGGGCAAAGTGTTGTTTGGGAGCGATGTCGAAAGCCTGAACAAGCAAAGTACCGAAATCGTCGAGCGTATCGGCAAAGCGTTGCTGGGTGTCAGCATTGAGCGCGTGCGGGTTGATGGCCACACCGACGCCTCGGGCAAGGAAACCTACAACCAGCAGCTGTCACTGCGTCGCGCGAAAAGCGTCGGCAAAGTGCTGACCTCCATCGGTATGAAGGACGAGAATATCCAGCTGCAAGGCCTCGGCAGCCGCGAACCGGTCGCCTCCAACGACACCGCCGCCGGCCGCACCGAAAACCGCCGGGTGTCGATC